In Pseudomonas sp. HR96, the DNA window CTGGCCGGCCAGGTGCGCCACCGCGACCAGTCGCTGGAGATGGCCCCGGCCTTGGCACCGCACTACGCCCGCGACGAAGTGGGCGAACTGGCCGCTTCGTTCGACGGGGCGCTGGGCCGCCTGCGTGATGCACTGCGCCGCGAGCGCCTGTTCACCGCCGATGTCAGCCACGAGTTGCGCACCCCCTTGATGGTGCTGGCCAGCTCCTGCGAACTGCTGCAGGTCGACCCCAGCGTCGACAGTCGCGCCCAGGCCCAGGTGACGCGCATGGCCCGGGCCAGCCTGGGCATGAGTCAACTGATCGAGACCTTCCTGATCCTTGCGCGGGCCCAGGGCGATGGCAGCGGGCGCCTGTGCAGCCTGGCCGCGGTGGGCGACGAAGTGGTCGAGATCTGGCGCCAGCCCATCGAAGAGAAGGGGTTGAGCTTTGCCTATCTAGCGGATAGCCGCTGTACCACCCTGTATAACCACACGTTTCTCTATTCAGTGATGAGCAATCTGGTGCGCAACGCCTGGCACTACACCGATTCGGGGTTCATTCGTCTGACCCTGCTGGATGACGGATTCACCGTGCAAGACAGCGGCATCGGGATACCCGAAGAAAAGCGTCAAGCCATGTTCCAGCCTTTCGTACGCGGCGACGAGCAGCGCGGCGAGGGCCTGGGACTGGGCCTGTCACTGGTCCAGCGGATTTGCCAGAACCAGGGCTGGAGCGTCAAGTTGTCGGGCCTGGAGCCCCATGGCTGTTGTTTTACCGTCGAGTTGGCCGCCCTGGTCGACTGACAGTGTGTTTCGAGATCCATTGAAGATACGAGTGCCCAACCCATGCGGATCCTGGTTGTAGAAGACAATCGCGACATCATGGCGAATATCATCGAATATTTGCAGCTCAAGGGATGCGAAACCGCAAGTGCACTGGATGGCTTGACGGGGCTGCACCTGGCCGCTACCGAGCACTTCGACGTGATCATTCTCGACATCATGTTGCCCGGCATCGACGGCAACCAGATATGCCGCAGCCTGCGCGCCAGCAGCAAGCGCCACGTGCCGATCATCATGCTCACCGCGCGCGACGAACTGAGCGACCGCCTGACCGGCTTCAAGGCCGGGGCCGACGACTACGTGGTCAAGCCGTTTGCCCTGTCCGAGTTGCTGGCACGCATCGAGGCGCTGTCACGGCGCATCAATGGCGGCGGCCGGCGCGTGTTGCAACTGCATGACCTGAGCTATGACCTGGACACCCTGGAGATCCGCCGCGCCGGAATCAAGCTCAAGCTCAACCCGACCAACCTCAAGCTGCTGGCCATCCTGATGCAGAAGAGCCCGGCGGTGGTAACCCGCCGCGAGCTGGAGGATACGCTGTGGGGCGACGATCCACCCGACAGCGACAGCCTGCGCAGCAACATCCATCTGCTGCGCCGGGCGCTGGACAAGGGTTTCGACCAACCTTTGCTGCACACCGTCCATGGCGTGGGTTTCCAGTTGTGCGTCAAATCGCGCTAGCGGCTATTTCTGCATCTGCTCGCGGGCCAGCTTGACGACGTTGTCGACGGTGAAACCGAACTTGGCCTGCAGCTTTTCGATCGGCGCCGAGGCGCCAAAGCTGTTCATCACCACCTTGGCCCCGGTGTTGCCAACGTAGCGGTCCCAACCCATAGGCCCGGCCTGCTCGATGGCGACCCGGGCGGTAACGGCCTTGGGCAGCACCTGCTCGCGGTAGGCCGGGTCCTGGTCTTCGAACAACTCCCAGCAGGGCATCGACACCACACGCGCGGCGACGCCGTCGGCCTTGAGCTTTTCGTACGCCTGCACGGCCAGGCCGACTTCGCTGCCAGTGGCGATGAGAATCACCTCCGGCTGCTGGCCCGCCACTGCATCGGCGAGCACATAGGCTCCCTGGGCGACCCCTTCGGCTGCGGCATACACCGAGCGGTCAAGGGTGGCCATGGGCTGGCGCGAGAGGATGATGCAGGACGGCCGGTTGGTCTGGGCCAGGGCGGTCTTCCAGGCCTGGGTAGTCTCGTTGGCGTCGCCCGGGCGCAAGGTCAGCAGGCCGGGGGTGGCGCGCAACTGGGTCAGGTGCTCGATGGGCTGGTGGGTCGGGCCGTCTTCGCCGACGCCGATGGAGTCGTGGGTGAAGACAAAGATCACCGGCAGCTCCATGATCGACGCCAGGCGGATCGGCGGCTTCATGTAGTCGCTGAACACCAGGAAGGTCGAGGTGTAGGGCCGAATGTAGCTCAGCGCCAGGCCATTGGCGATCGAGCCCATGGCATGTTCGCGGATGCCGAAGTGCAGGTTGCGGCCGCTGTAGTCCTTGGCCGAGAAGCTGCCGGCGCCCTCGAACGTCAGGTTGGTCTTGGTCGACGGCGAGAGGTCGGCCGAACCGCCGATCAGCCAGGGGATCTGCTCGGCAAAAGCGTTCAGCACCTTGCCCCCGGCAGCGCGGGTGGCCTGGCCCTTGGCGTCGGCGTCGAACACTTGCTGGGCATCGGCCCAGTGCTCGGGCATTTCGCCCTGGCGCATGCGCTCGAACTCATCGGCCAGGTTCGGCTCGCTCTGCTTGAGGGAGGCGAAGGTGCGCTGCCAGCCTTCGTATTGCTCGGCGCTGCGGGCCAGCAAGGCCTCGCGCAGGTGCGTGCGCACTTCTTCGGGCACCAGGAAGCTTGAGTCTTCCGGCCAGCCGTAGGCCTGCTTGGTCAGCTTGATTTCATCCACGCCCAGCGGCTCGCCAT includes these proteins:
- a CDS encoding HAMP domain-containing sensor histidine kinase encodes the protein MEFKQSLKQRIVIVFALMSALVGGVFASGIVATVHVVERKLTTIGLNGNLHRLLVSDSVETWTHQPQKDEWFFVQGGVGDLAMDDKLARLEPGFQEITRDHHPYYAMVQEVDGRKYVLLRDRESFDKRQHLLFTVAIIGFVLCILLAMLLGWLLARKVMAPVVKLAGQVRHRDQSLEMAPALAPHYARDEVGELAASFDGALGRLRDALRRERLFTADVSHELRTPLMVLASSCELLQVDPSVDSRAQAQVTRMARASLGMSQLIETFLILARAQGDGSGRLCSLAAVGDEVVEIWRQPIEEKGLSFAYLADSRCTTLYNHTFLYSVMSNLVRNAWHYTDSGFIRLTLLDDGFTVQDSGIGIPEEKRQAMFQPFVRGDEQRGEGLGLGLSLVQRICQNQGWSVKLSGLEPHGCCFTVELAALVD
- a CDS encoding response regulator transcription factor, which encodes MRILVVEDNRDIMANIIEYLQLKGCETASALDGLTGLHLAATEHFDVIILDIMLPGIDGNQICRSLRASSKRHVPIIMLTARDELSDRLTGFKAGADDYVVKPFALSELLARIEALSRRINGGGRRVLQLHDLSYDLDTLEIRRAGIKLKLNPTNLKLLAILMQKSPAVVTRRELEDTLWGDDPPDSDSLRSNIHLLRRALDKGFDQPLLHTVHGVGFQLCVKSR
- the tkt gene encoding transketolase; this encodes MPTPSTSSSNSHDRDQLSINTIRTLAMDAVQKANSGHPGTPMALAPVGYTLWSRFLRYHPEHPDWPNRDRFVLSVGHASMLLYSLLHLAGVVEIDEHGKASGKPAVSLSDIEQFRQLDSKTPGHPEYRMTTGVETTTGPLGQGCANSVGMAMAERWLGERFNRPGATLFDYKVYNLCGDGDMMEGVSSEAASIAGHLKLANLCWIYDNNTITIEGHTELAFDEDVATRFKGYGWNTLHVTDANDTEALARALETFRQTTDAPTLIVVDSVIGYGSPNKHNTAGAHGEPLGVDEIKLTKQAYGWPEDSSFLVPEEVRTHLREALLARSAEQYEGWQRTFASLKQSEPNLADEFERMRQGEMPEHWADAQQVFDADAKGQATRAAGGKVLNAFAEQIPWLIGGSADLSPSTKTNLTFEGAGSFSAKDYSGRNLHFGIREHAMGSIANGLALSYIRPYTSTFLVFSDYMKPPIRLASIMELPVIFVFTHDSIGVGEDGPTHQPIEHLTQLRATPGLLTLRPGDANETTQAWKTALAQTNRPSCIILSRQPMATLDRSVYAAAEGVAQGAYVLADAVAGQQPEVILIATGSEVGLAVQAYEKLKADGVAARVVSMPCWELFEDQDPAYREQVLPKAVTARVAIEQAGPMGWDRYVGNTGAKVVMNSFGASAPIEKLQAKFGFTVDNVVKLAREQMQK